In the genome of Mercurialis annua linkage group LG8, ddMerAnnu1.2, whole genome shotgun sequence, the window GAACAATCGGTTGAACCTGATGACATTGAAGACTGAAGAAAATCGACTGCAATTAATGCATTACCTCTCGGAGAGAAGATGGAAGTTGTTCCTTCTTTGTCTATGCATCGACAAATTTGCCGCAACATGTAGTCTAAGGAAATATACAAGtctaaaaattgtaatttaccCAAGGCATATATACAAAtacaatgtaattttttttttttgagaatatatAGAGCTTTAAATGTTTTATACTCCCAAGGAGTATATAATTCATGGAACTTTGCAAGAGAATCATTATTTCATGAGATTTTTGGTTTTGTGATAGCTTGTTTTTTTGGTGACTGAAAAAAGGTCTTACACTTTAACAAAAAAGGTCTAAAGACTAAATGCTCgtcatgttatatatatataacaaaaaaaaacaaagccaataaattaaaatattaaaatgatctAATTAATTACATCACATTATTAATATCGTTTAATGATgctttataatttaattaattttgtttactGATGAGCAGACAGgctaagattttttttttttatggttaTGTAATTCATAATCTTCATTGATAGTGAGCTAAGACAATTATAGAGAATCTCATTCTGttgccaaaaaataaatgaGCATTTTTCCATCAAATTAGCATCTTGAAATCATTTTTTCCATTGAATTAGCATTTTGCAAGCAGTCCAAGAAAAAATATTGTAAATATATCAGAAGAAACACATAATGTGGATGTCTTTCACTGAATCACCACCACCCAACCCGTCCAGCTGTCTCATCAAGAAAACACATGATTCTCCAAGAAAGATGGAGAAAGACGGCCACCCCGGTCGGACCTCCATGTCTAGCTACCAGCAGCAGCAGGTACATCAACTAACTTCGAGTCTTCAGCTTTTTCATGTTCTTTGTTCAGCAACTGGAATCACATTCCAAAACAATATATCAGTCAACTACAACGAAAACGAGAATCATGACCAAATCTGAACAGTAATCCTGATGATTATTTACTTAATTGTTAAAAGCTATTATTGCATGGAAACTTAACGAATTCCACTTTTCGTTACTGTTTCCCAAAATGCTTATGAAACTCCAAAAATTTATACTTATAACATATTCTTGTAAACTATATCGTTTAGTCATTTCCCGTTTCAACGTTTCTCATTTCACTGATTATGTGTTCATTTCCGTGCAATGTAGGCTCAAAGAGTTGTTTTTCTAATGCCAACATTAACAGAAATTTTGAGATTGCCATTTCACCAGCACATCGTTGTTCACATAGCAGTGAACTCTAAAATCTAAAACAAAATGAGAAAATCCTGCAGCTGTAACATCGTGTAAATGTAGCACCTTTTGATAGCGATGTTTGTTGAGAACGGTATGGACAAGATTTAGATGCTATAAGAAAAGCTAGGGAACTTGTGTAAGTTGAAGCTTCTCACCTTATTGTTGATCAAGTTGTGGAGAGCTATTACACTTCTGATCAGGGAAGAAAGGTAGGTAACCAACATCATGTCATTTGTTTTCACTGCATGTAGACGAAATATTTAATGGAAATTATAAAATGGActaaaactggtcaatttttttaagaataggctttctcaaatttatttctCTGTATGCTCCATGTGTTTTACTTTATGCATAGAAGTTTTCACTTTGTACGCTCCGTATACGAGATGTAATGTATCAGAAATCAGAATGTATCAGAGATCTATAAGCAAAAATAAAAgcctaaaagtgaaaaaaaataaaaataggtaaAAGACAATTTTTTTGGTCTTAaagcatatttttgaaaattaaaggGTTTTTTAGGGGTCATTTTCATTAAATGTCCCTGAACTTTCGTATCTCTCCCTCAACCGTCCCTGAACTTTAATTCATATCCCAACCGTCCCTGAACTTTAATTTCATATCCCAAAGTCCCCTAACATTATTTTTATGGTAATTCCGTCCAATTTGTTGACCTAAAAATGTAATTAGACACCTAGGTGATGCAAATTAAAAATGGTGAGATGACGTTTatatggaaaaataaaaaaataaattggacGAAGTTACTATAAAAATAACGTCAGGGACCTTTGGGATATGAAATTAAAGTTCAGGGACGATTGGGGTATGGATTAAAGTTTAGGGACGGTTGGAAGAGAGAGATTTGTTTTATGGTTTTCTCCACATTTGAATCCAATAGTCCATAGAAGTTTAAAAAAAGCAACAGacattttctaaaataaaaataagaaaagactTGTTTCTTGTTTTagcattttagtttttttaccTGAAAAAGCCTTGACCAACTCGGCAACATTGAGATTGGGAAGGAGATTGAACACATCCTATAAATACAGCAAGAAATTTAAGTGCATTTATAGATGAAATGATGAAGATAAGCATAGCATGAAGATTACACGAACTGAAGAAGGATCGACTTAAAGATTAGCTCTAACCCTAGATCATTAATGAAATTTCTCCTAATCCAATAACAGGATGaagatttttgtttttcttatttttcaagATTATTTTATCCTTCTCTTCTTTCATAGTACCTAGTTAAAGATCATtgttcacaaaaaaaaaaaatagaattacagAAATATGAAAATTTGGAAGAGTCATTGCAAAACCTGTAAATGGTATAAAATCTCGTGGTTCAGTGGTAGCTTTTCATTGATGACAAAGTCAAGATAACTACGTATTTCTCGCAATCGAGCATCCAACCCTTTTAAAGCAGTAAGTTTCCCGGTCACCTACACCAACAAAGAAACCATTAGTTGCATATTTTTTCCTAGCATACTGAGTCAAACTTTCTGCGCCCGGAACAGCTTATGGAGAAAATAAGGAGATGAATATAAAAAATGTCCAGAAATAAGACCTCTGTTGCAAGGGTGCTAATAGTGGTGTCTTTCACATCCCTTAGCAAGTGTTCCACGCCTAATCAAGTGGGCAGAGAGAGAACCAAAACCAGACAGAAAATTAGGTTGATCCATCTAAAAAATCTTATCCCAGACAAGATATAGAAATCctatttctaataaaatttGGTCCATAAACAAGGAAAAATAAAGTTTCCAAATGACATACCAATTTCCTCAACTTCATGAGCAGCAATTTCTGATAGGACATGCACAAAGACCTTCTGGCTTTTCTGGGTGGCATTCTGTAATAACACTGAACCATCAATAAATATTCAAGATACATTCTGGCAATTTATTAGTAAAAGACTAGCTATAGATTTCCTTCAACTTCATGAGGTTGTATATTTAAGCAACTCTGCAACAAAAAAAACCACTCTAACACTTTGGTTTAATGAGAAAGTCGATGTCCTTACCTCTTTGACCTCTTCAACTGCACAATAAGCTTTTGTAGGTAATCCCAGCTCTACTGGTTGGACATCAATTATGACCAACACAGGATTTGGAACATAGCTGTTATAGCAAACAAGAACATATTAGATATCAAAATTGGTACTAGCACAAACCCGAGGAGAGGATTAGAGGAAATTATCACTTTGCCAAGAGGCAAAAAATGTTATAATTGaatcaattgaaattaaaaaagccATAAAGTTGGGGATTTATCAATAGCATATAGCAATGTTATTACAATACGCCCAAAGCCAATTAAGGGGAACAATAAAGCTTCATAAGgtctttttagttttaaattaggTCAAATTGCCCGTGTGCTCATTCTTAAGTACTTAAGCAGGCTCACAAGTGTAGACTGTAGAACTTCTCACTAACATTGATAAATCCTGGTATGATAGATACTATCACACATACAATCATACTTGATTCAATGGAATTGTCTGATCTTAAAGGGGGTCAACAAATTGGAATTCATTTCTCaacatgtattttttaaatcaaacaaacaaaagaaaactgAATAAAGAACTCTATGGATCAGAGGTAATGATCTTACTCACTAAACAGTCCATGGATATCTAAGTCATTTTCCCTCAGTTTTGGACCTGTGCTGTACCAGCCCACAACATGCTCCTTGGCTGAAAAGATAAATTGGTCAATCTGATTGATAgtgtaaaacaaaaaaaaagatattataAGCCGAAGAGAGCGGGCAATACCATTAATTCTTTTAAACATGGAAAACATTGACTCATGATAGTTGTGGTCAAGAAACCAAATGCTTGGGTCCTTGTCATCTTCTTCAAATGGAACTGAGAAATTGCAATTATATTGTTATATAAGCTTTCAAACAAAGAACTTGGTCCAGAAGTTCaagaatttgaaatttaaagtgaAACAAAAGGGCTTAAGTTATACATTAAAACAAATCAGCTAGACCCAGACAATTTCCTTATTTTGTAGAACAAGAAAGCAAAAAAGGCACAACAAAGGTAAAGTTTTCATTTACTTTTATGTTTATAGCTTCATCAGACAGTGATTTAACATGAATTAACTTCTCAAGTGCTATTCTAAAGTCAGAATATTGAATTAACACTCTAAGTGGTGACCAGCTAATTTACATATGCATCATTAACAACAGGAAGGGTGAGCGGCATGGTTTGAAAGTAGAAACAAAGTCTAAACAGCATGATCATGGTCAATATCCAACAACATATTGCACATAAGAAAACACTCAATATCAGGAATTAAGAATATAGTATACAGCTGCCCCTCACACAATTAGGTCTAAACAGCTGCCCCTCACACAAGACAACACTCAACCCGAACCATACTTCCTTTTTCGTGGACTGCAGTTTCATCAACCTATACATTCAATCTAAATTCCTTACAACAGAACTCCAAATGTGAATCTGGCCCAAAAGTTCCAAACAAAATTTGTTGCATCTAACCCTTGAACACAATTAGGAAAACAAACTTTTACTCTTTGACGTGATACGGGAATTGCGAGCTGTGTCAGAGACATGATGCAGGAGAAATGGCTCATCCTATTATTTCCATTTCTTGAAATATCATCCTTAGACCAATTGCAGAAGTATCCAATTTCACATATTAGCACCCATAATTAAATTTAGAGGTTGCCCACATtatcaaattaacaaaaaaatcaacatgCAACATTTCAGTGAAACACATTATAGGGTCTCTAGATTTAACTACAGACTTCATTTAATCAAAACTAAACTTCAAATTCAACAACCCAAAAATAATCACAAACCTAAAACCCAATTCATACAATCACACCCATAAAAGCCACTACAATAAATCCCAAAAACTTAACTAAAAccatcaaaaatcaaaattctaaagctgaaaacaaaataagatctaaaaaaaattaaaactaccTGCATAGCTATTAGTAATATCAACAGTGCCTTTGAAAGAAGAACCAAGCAACACTCCGACGACGCGTTTTCGAGTATCTTTAGCAACTCTAGTGTAATTATCCACAATGCTGAGAAGAACCAGTGGATGCACGATCACTTTTTCAATCGGCGTTGCAGAAATTTGCTGCTTTTTAATTACATCCATTGTTTAATACTTTTTTCTTGAGtcaaaatttttgatttttgatttctcTGGTGTTTGATTGAAGTTGATAGTGATTTGATTTgggtttttggttttgatttctgGGTGTTTGTTCTTTTAGAATTTTCTTGCTTGTTCTGCAGGAAAACTCGGtctttatatatgtttgtttttgttcttctaatggttttttttgttgtttgatttgatttgatttgggcCAATTTGTAACTTTTCAAAGTTTAGTATGTTGATACTGAAGAATTCGGCCTTATAGTGATTGAGCCTAATAACTTTTATTTCAAGCTTATAGTAAAAAAAGTTTGGATCCAAGCTTCAAAGTTCAGCTAGGGCCTGATTTAGAAATGTTTCAAACAaagacaataattaaaacaatttcaaaagaataaactaaaataattttatatattcataactttaaatttttttgatagatatatctttgaatattattttaattatatggtCTGGtaaattaatgaataaaaataattatattttaattatgtagAATTATTATATTAGTTAAGTTCGAAAAACTATATAATTATTGAATTGGAATTGGAATATAATTATTTCAACTCGTTGAGTTAACGAACCAGcctgtttaaattttattttaaaaataaatctatcAAAGAGTCAAAGTTacgaaaatgaatttttttttttttaatattgagcATCAATAAGTCAACAAAAATAGCATGGCCATTAGCTCAatcaattagttaatttatttttactcttCTTTTAGAATGActacaaataattaaattttcccttgaatattttatataattgacaactaatttcaatttagtatttttgttaatttaattagttaaaaatgGAGTTGATTATTCTATAATAAGCGATTTCCCTCTAGTTTTTTTGacaataaatacatttttatgaaattaaattatcattGATTACATTATATTTATGGATATTGTATTCACTTTTATGCATACTTAATTGCTGATTATGAATAATAATAGCTTGTTTGACAAACTATAAATAAGacttacatataaatataaagtgaTCAAATTTCAACATaattaaaactatataattGGAACTCAAAATGAGGTCAAGACTAGTCAAGAACATTCTTGTATCAAGTTCAACTCTTGAGTTCGAAGATATAATAACtaaacatattttaatatatagttaCCATgtcatataatttaattttttcttttcttttttatcagAAGTAATTATGTGtaatgtgattaaaatgaatgtTTTGAAAGACCTTTTgttattttaaccaaattaaagAACAACCATACATGCACATGCTGGTACTGAACTTTTCCAGCCACCAATTTTGAACTTTGTACATCTTGTTCATGCTAAATAATGTTTTTGGCATGATATTCATGCATTacgcttttaattttatagaaattgtattcatcaaaaaaaaaattattgaaattgtATCCCTCGGTCACAAAAGTGTTTACGTCTTCATAGTGTCAATTCATGCCGAAAAAACGGTTTAAAGACTTAAtgtcaataaaataaaagtacaggggactaaattttaataaagttgaataatgaaaataaataaaaaaattatttcaatcgCACTAACAGCGTGTTTCAATCACTCGTTTTTGAACCGAAATGTGCATTTTGCCTAGATATAAATCACATTCAAACATGATCATTGTCTTTCTTGACTAAGGAAACTTATGGATCTCAAAGATGGAAGCAAACCCTagacatatataaaaaaatactaccATTTTATAAAGAACAATATAAAATTGTTAGGATTAttcctagaattctaattagtttaggacTTTAATTTATCCTAATATGTGTTGGATGTTGATTATGTCATTATTAGATTTGTGTAGGAAAAGGAAGTCTAAATCCTTTTTGGATTTGAACTCCTTATTCCTTTGACCTATTTAGAACACTATAAATAGACAAGCTCATGGCTTGTATAATTTAAGAGTATGAGGCAGATTAGTACGACCAAAGCATTATTTGGGTTTATTGTTGGGTTTGGGCATTAGAAAAATCTCTACCGTTCTTTTGTACTCTTCATCTTTTAGTGAATAAAACTCATTCCTTTGCCCGTAGAGTTGTCATTgacgaaccacgtaaatcttgtgtttgtttttagttcGATTCTATATTTTTCCATAAGCttgattttctaattaattttctgCTATTCCGCTGCGGCTAATCTcacaacaaaaattaattttatgtagTTCAGGAAAGACATTTCTTATGAGAT includes:
- the LOC126659501 gene encoding 26S proteasome non-ATPase regulatory subunit 7 homolog A, whose product is MDVIKKQQISATPIEKVIVHPLVLLSIVDNYTRVAKDTRKRVVGVLLGSSFKGTVDITNSYAVPFEEDDKDPSIWFLDHNYHESMFSMFKRINAKEHVVGWYSTGPKLRENDLDIHGLFSDYVPNPVLVIIDVQPVELGLPTKAYCAVEEVKENATQKSQKVFVHVLSEIAAHEVEEIGVEHLLRDVKDTTISTLATEVTGKLTALKGLDARLREIRSYLDFVINEKLPLNHEILYHLQDVFNLLPNLNVAELVKAFSVKTNDMMLVTYLSSLIRSVIALHNLINNKLLNKEHEKAEDSKLVDVPAAAGS